From Populus trichocarpa isolate Nisqually-1 chromosome 19, P.trichocarpa_v4.1, whole genome shotgun sequence, a single genomic window includes:
- the LOC7469853 gene encoding uncharacterized protein LOC7469853 isoform X2 produces MAYIPPHKRHSKDVRTAPPIPETPHPQFQRKMNLRASTSRKDKSGKIVYADHAISKWFAVGLDDDGRFPPYIHLEPISLLEYVERKIGEKPLVLVNSIVTEEDSKLERNCSRSPWEIIAENVQQELLSSFEILRNEMDGQGSEKVKPTLVARLGKFIFHGNHSMGLESVNKMQVEEAILRQLNRSLYTDIPSSYMENIIDGVVPAIGVDFLEEKDVYTVKVELNQVRQMVIDVSCLDKNLDLRLMLCSRKILTALTDEEMNSLRDLINSAVLDSDMKGGLRWPLGEASSGGRYSVIGAWHSVTKAYKNSSFRLKARDADRYDFRTGTGETTREIYLKLKGIVSEMQEPGAEGDSISKMLEDSIRLIWDKFLCCERFLT; encoded by the exons ATGGCTTACATTCCTCCACACAAGCGGCATTCAAAGGATGTGAGAACGGCACCCCCAATTCCAGAGACACCGCACCctcaatttcaaagaaaaatgaatttgagaGCATCCACTTCTCGTAAAGATAAGAGTGGAAAGATTGTTTATGCAGACCATGCCATATCTAAATGGTTTGCTGTTGGCTTGGACGATGATGGCCGGTTTCCTCCTTACATCCATCTCGAGCCGATTTCCCTGCTGGAATATGTTGAGCGTAAAATTGGAGAAAAGCCTCTAGTCTTGGTGAATAGCATTGTAACTGAAG AGGATAGCAAACTGGAAAGGAATTGCTCCAGAAGTCCATGGGAAATTATAGCGGAAAACGTACAGCAAGAACTACTCTCTTCTTTCGAAATTTTGAGGAATGAAATGGATGGTCAGGGTTCTGAAAAAGTAAAGCCAACATTGGTTGCTCGATtgggaaaatttatttttcatgg GAACCATTCAATGGGACTAGAAAGTGTCAATAAAATGCAGGTTGAAGAAGCAATTTTGAGACAACTCAACAGATCATTGTACACAGATATTCCTTCTTCATACATGGAAAATATTATAGATGGAGTGGTCCCAGCGATTGGAGTTGATTTTTTAGAGGAGAAAGATGTTTACACTGTAAAG GTTGAGCTAAACCAAGTGCGCCAGATGGTCATAGATGTATCATGTCTTGATAAGAATCTGGACCTCAGGCTTATGCTTTGCTCCAGGAAGATCTTAACAGCTCTAACT GATGAGGAGATGAATAGCCTTAGAGATCTGATCAATTCGGCGGTTCTAGATTCAGATATGAAGGGTGGATTAAGATGGCCCCTGGGGGAGGCATCTTCTGGTGGTAGATATAGTGTCATTGGGGCTTGGCACTCAGTAACCAAAGCctataaaaattcatcatttaggCTTAAAGCAAGAGATGCCGATCGATATGATTTCAGGACTGGAACTGGGGAAACTACAAGAGAGATTTATCTGAAGTTGAAAGGAATTGTTTCAGAAATGCAG GAACCGGGAGCTGAAGGTGATTCAATCTCCAAGATGCTCGAGGACAGCATAAGACTGATATGGGACAAGTTCTTATGCTGCGAACGGTTTCTAACATGA
- the LOC7469853 gene encoding uncharacterized protein LOC7469853 isoform X1 encodes MAYIPPHKRHSKDVRTAPPIPETPHPQFQRKMNLRASTSRKDKSGKIVYADHAISKWFAVGLDDDGRFPPYIHLEPISLLEYVERKIGEKPLVLVNSIVTEEDSKLERNCSRSPWEIIAENVQQELLSSFEILRNEMDGQGSEKVKPTLVARLGKFIFHGNHSMGLESVNKMQVEEAILRQLNRSLYTDIPSSYMENIIDGVVPAIGVDFLEEKDVYTVKLFDNTRPDATVSCKCIVLENKKLHLYKVELNQVRQMVIDVSCLDKNLDLRLMLCSRKILTALTDEEMNSLRDLINSAVLDSDMKGGLRWPLGEASSGGRYSVIGAWHSVTKAYKNSSFRLKARDADRYDFRTGTGETTREIYLKLKGIVSEMQEPGAEGDSISKMLEDSIRLIWDKFLCCERFLT; translated from the exons ATGGCTTACATTCCTCCACACAAGCGGCATTCAAAGGATGTGAGAACGGCACCCCCAATTCCAGAGACACCGCACCctcaatttcaaagaaaaatgaatttgagaGCATCCACTTCTCGTAAAGATAAGAGTGGAAAGATTGTTTATGCAGACCATGCCATATCTAAATGGTTTGCTGTTGGCTTGGACGATGATGGCCGGTTTCCTCCTTACATCCATCTCGAGCCGATTTCCCTGCTGGAATATGTTGAGCGTAAAATTGGAGAAAAGCCTCTAGTCTTGGTGAATAGCATTGTAACTGAAG AGGATAGCAAACTGGAAAGGAATTGCTCCAGAAGTCCATGGGAAATTATAGCGGAAAACGTACAGCAAGAACTACTCTCTTCTTTCGAAATTTTGAGGAATGAAATGGATGGTCAGGGTTCTGAAAAAGTAAAGCCAACATTGGTTGCTCGATtgggaaaatttatttttcatgg GAACCATTCAATGGGACTAGAAAGTGTCAATAAAATGCAGGTTGAAGAAGCAATTTTGAGACAACTCAACAGATCATTGTACACAGATATTCCTTCTTCATACATGGAAAATATTATAGATGGAGTGGTCCCAGCGATTGGAGTTGATTTTTTAGAGGAGAAAGATGTTTACACTGTAAAG TTGTTTGATAATACACGGCCAGATGCAACTGTTTCATGCAAATGTATTGTgctggaaaataaaaaacttcatcTCTACAAG GTTGAGCTAAACCAAGTGCGCCAGATGGTCATAGATGTATCATGTCTTGATAAGAATCTGGACCTCAGGCTTATGCTTTGCTCCAGGAAGATCTTAACAGCTCTAACT GATGAGGAGATGAATAGCCTTAGAGATCTGATCAATTCGGCGGTTCTAGATTCAGATATGAAGGGTGGATTAAGATGGCCCCTGGGGGAGGCATCTTCTGGTGGTAGATATAGTGTCATTGGGGCTTGGCACTCAGTAACCAAAGCctataaaaattcatcatttaggCTTAAAGCAAGAGATGCCGATCGATATGATTTCAGGACTGGAACTGGGGAAACTACAAGAGAGATTTATCTGAAGTTGAAAGGAATTGTTTCAGAAATGCAG GAACCGGGAGCTGAAGGTGATTCAATCTCCAAGATGCTCGAGGACAGCATAAGACTGATATGGGACAAGTTCTTATGCTGCGAACGGTTTCTAACATGA
- the LOC7469854 gene encoding uncharacterized protein LOC7469854 isoform X7: MLNKGFIIIMLNLFFKIFIVKIQSLFILYKYFPPVLFPLYSFYIYVLAFMLQQYNTSRTELLLHDQQQFLTLRLHTFPVNLMAYIPPHKRHSKDVRTASPIPETLHPHFQRNMNLGASTSRKNKSGKIVYADNPIFKWFAVGLDEDGQFPPYIHLEPISFEYVERKTGEKSLVLVNSIVTEEDRTLERNCSRSPWEIIAENVQQELLSSFEILRNEMDDQGSEKIKPELVARFGKFAFRGKYSMGLESVDKIQVEEAILRQLDKSFYTNIPSSYMENIIDGVVPAIGVDFEEEKEVYTVKLSDNTRPDATVLCKCIVLEDKKLHLYKVKLNKVRQLVIDVSCLDKNLDLRLMLCTSRIVTALTEPGAESDSISKMLEDSLRLIWDKFLCC, from the exons ATGCTCAATAAAGGATTCATAATAATAAtgctcaatttattttttaaaatattcattgttaaaattcaatctttatttattttatataaatattttcctcCAGTTCTTTTCCCGCTTTATTCTTTCTATATATACGTTCTCGCATTTATGTTGCAACAATATAATACCTCCAGAACAGAGCTACTGTTGCACGATCAACAACAGTTTTTAACTCTCAG GCTACATACGTTTCCTGTAAATTTGATGGCTTACATTCCTCCACACAAGCGGCATTCCAAGGATGTGAGAACGGCATCCCCGATTCCAGAGACACTGCACCCTCATTTTCAAAGAAATATGAATTTGGGAGCATCCACTTCTCGTAAAAATAAGAGTGGAAAGATTGTTTATGCGGACAATCCCATATTTAAATGGTTTGCTGTTGGCTTGGACGAAGATGGCCAGTTTCCTCCTTACATCCATCTCGAGCCGATTTCCTTTGAATATGTTGAGCGTAAAACTGGAGAAAAGTCTCTGGTCTTGGTGAATAGCATTGTAACTGAAG AGGATCGCACACTGGAAAGGAATTGCTCCAGAAGTCCATGGGAGATTATAGCGGAAAACGTACAGCAAGAACTACTCTCTTCTTTCGAAATTTTGAGGAATGAAATGGATGATCAGGgttctgaaaaaataaagccAGAATTAGTTGCTCGATTTGGAAAATTCGCTTTTCGTGG GAAATATTCAATGGGACTAGAAAGTGTCGATAAAATTCAGGTTGAAGAAGCCATTCTAAGACAACTCGACAAATCATTTTACACAAATATTCCTTCTTCTTATATGGAAAATATTATAGATGGAGTGGTCCCAGCGATTGGAGTTGATTTTGAAGAGGAGAAAGAGGTTTACACTGTAAAG TTGTCTGATAATACACGGCCAGATGCAACTGTTTTATGCAAATGTATTGTGCTGGAAGATAAAAAACTTCACCTCTACAAG GTTAAGCTAAACAAAGTGCGCCAGCTGGTCATAGATGTATCATGTCTTGATAAGAATCTGGACCTCAGGCTAATGCTTTGCACCAGCAGGATCGTAACAGCTCTAACT GAACCGGGAGCTGAAA
- the LOC7469854 gene encoding uncharacterized protein LOC7469854 isoform X4 has product MLNKGFIIIMLNLFFKIFIVKIQSLFILYKYFPPVLFPLYSFYIYVLAFMLQQYNTSRTELLLHDQQQFLTLRLHTFPVNLMAYIPPHKRHSKDVRTASPIPETLHPHFQRNMNLGASTSRKNKSGKIVYADNPIFKWFAVGLDEDGQFPPYIHLEPISFEYVERKTGEKSLVLVNSIVTEEDRTLERNCSRSPWEIIAENVQQELLSSFEILRNEMDDQGSEKIKPELVARFGKFAFRGKYSMGLESVDKIQVEEAILRQLDKSFYTNIPSSYMENIIDGVVPAIGVDFEEEKEVYTVKLSDNTRPDATVLCKCIVLEDKKLHLYKVKLNKVRQLVIDVSCLDKNLDLRLMLCTSRIVTALTDEEMNSLRDLINSAVLDSDMKGGLRWPLGEEASSCGRYSVIGVWHTVTKAYKSSSFRLKARDADGYNFKTGTGETLREIYLKLKRIVSEIQEPGAESDSISKMLEDSLRLIWDKFLCC; this is encoded by the exons ATGCTCAATAAAGGATTCATAATAATAAtgctcaatttattttttaaaatattcattgttaaaattcaatctttatttattttatataaatattttcctcCAGTTCTTTTCCCGCTTTATTCTTTCTATATATACGTTCTCGCATTTATGTTGCAACAATATAATACCTCCAGAACAGAGCTACTGTTGCACGATCAACAACAGTTTTTAACTCTCAG GCTACATACGTTTCCTGTAAATTTGATGGCTTACATTCCTCCACACAAGCGGCATTCCAAGGATGTGAGAACGGCATCCCCGATTCCAGAGACACTGCACCCTCATTTTCAAAGAAATATGAATTTGGGAGCATCCACTTCTCGTAAAAATAAGAGTGGAAAGATTGTTTATGCGGACAATCCCATATTTAAATGGTTTGCTGTTGGCTTGGACGAAGATGGCCAGTTTCCTCCTTACATCCATCTCGAGCCGATTTCCTTTGAATATGTTGAGCGTAAAACTGGAGAAAAGTCTCTGGTCTTGGTGAATAGCATTGTAACTGAAG AGGATCGCACACTGGAAAGGAATTGCTCCAGAAGTCCATGGGAGATTATAGCGGAAAACGTACAGCAAGAACTACTCTCTTCTTTCGAAATTTTGAGGAATGAAATGGATGATCAGGgttctgaaaaaataaagccAGAATTAGTTGCTCGATTTGGAAAATTCGCTTTTCGTGG GAAATATTCAATGGGACTAGAAAGTGTCGATAAAATTCAGGTTGAAGAAGCCATTCTAAGACAACTCGACAAATCATTTTACACAAATATTCCTTCTTCTTATATGGAAAATATTATAGATGGAGTGGTCCCAGCGATTGGAGTTGATTTTGAAGAGGAGAAAGAGGTTTACACTGTAAAG TTGTCTGATAATACACGGCCAGATGCAACTGTTTTATGCAAATGTATTGTGCTGGAAGATAAAAAACTTCACCTCTACAAG GTTAAGCTAAACAAAGTGCGCCAGCTGGTCATAGATGTATCATGTCTTGATAAGAATCTGGACCTCAGGCTAATGCTTTGCACCAGCAGGATCGTAACAGCTCTAACT GATGAGGAGATGAATAGCCTTAGAGATCTGATCAATTCTGCAGTTCTAGATTCAGATATGAAGGGTGGATTAAGATGGCCTCTGGGGGAGGAGGCATCTTCTTGTGGTAGATACAGTGTCATTGGGGTTTGGCACACAGTAACCAAAGCCTATAAAAGTTCATCATTTAGGCTGAAAGCAAGAGATGCCGATGGATACAATTTTAAGACTGGAACTGGGGAAACTCTTAGAGAGATTTATCTGAAGTTGAAAAGAATTGTTTCAGAAATACAG GAACCGGGAGCTGAAA
- the LOC7469854 gene encoding uncharacterized protein LOC7469854 isoform X5 produces MLNKGFIIIMLNLFFKIFIVKIQSLFILYKYFPPVLFPLYSFYIYVLAFMLQQYNTSRTELLLHDQQQFLTLRLHTFPVNLMAYIPPHKRHSKDVRTASPIPETLHPHFQRNMNLGASTSRKNKSGKIVYADNPIFKWFAVGLDEDGQFPPYIHLEPISFEYVERKTGEKSLVLVNSIVTEEDRTLERNCSRSPWEIIAENVQQELLSSFEILRNEMDDQGSEKIKPELVARFGKFAFRGKYSMGLESVDKIQVEEAILRQLDKSFYTNIPSSYMENIIDGVVPAIGVDFEEEKEVYTVKVKLNKVRQLVIDVSCLDKNLDLRLMLCTSRIVTALTDEEMNSLRDLINSAVLDSDMKGGLRWPLGEEASSCGRYSVIGVWHTVTKAYKSSSFRLKARDADGYNFKTGTGETLREIYLKLKRIVSEIQEPGAESDSISKMLEDSFSLIWDKFLCCERFLT; encoded by the exons ATGCTCAATAAAGGATTCATAATAATAAtgctcaatttattttttaaaatattcattgttaaaattcaatctttatttattttatataaatattttcctcCAGTTCTTTTCCCGCTTTATTCTTTCTATATATACGTTCTCGCATTTATGTTGCAACAATATAATACCTCCAGAACAGAGCTACTGTTGCACGATCAACAACAGTTTTTAACTCTCAG GCTACATACGTTTCCTGTAAATTTGATGGCTTACATTCCTCCACACAAGCGGCATTCCAAGGATGTGAGAACGGCATCCCCGATTCCAGAGACACTGCACCCTCATTTTCAAAGAAATATGAATTTGGGAGCATCCACTTCTCGTAAAAATAAGAGTGGAAAGATTGTTTATGCGGACAATCCCATATTTAAATGGTTTGCTGTTGGCTTGGACGAAGATGGCCAGTTTCCTCCTTACATCCATCTCGAGCCGATTTCCTTTGAATATGTTGAGCGTAAAACTGGAGAAAAGTCTCTGGTCTTGGTGAATAGCATTGTAACTGAAG AGGATCGCACACTGGAAAGGAATTGCTCCAGAAGTCCATGGGAGATTATAGCGGAAAACGTACAGCAAGAACTACTCTCTTCTTTCGAAATTTTGAGGAATGAAATGGATGATCAGGgttctgaaaaaataaagccAGAATTAGTTGCTCGATTTGGAAAATTCGCTTTTCGTGG GAAATATTCAATGGGACTAGAAAGTGTCGATAAAATTCAGGTTGAAGAAGCCATTCTAAGACAACTCGACAAATCATTTTACACAAATATTCCTTCTTCTTATATGGAAAATATTATAGATGGAGTGGTCCCAGCGATTGGAGTTGATTTTGAAGAGGAGAAAGAGGTTTACACTGTAAAG GTTAAGCTAAACAAAGTGCGCCAGCTGGTCATAGATGTATCATGTCTTGATAAGAATCTGGACCTCAGGCTAATGCTTTGCACCAGCAGGATCGTAACAGCTCTAACT GATGAGGAGATGAATAGCCTTAGAGATCTGATCAATTCTGCAGTTCTAGATTCAGATATGAAGGGTGGATTAAGATGGCCTCTGGGGGAGGAGGCATCTTCTTGTGGTAGATACAGTGTCATTGGGGTTTGGCACACAGTAACCAAAGCCTATAAAAGTTCATCATTTAGGCTGAAAGCAAGAGATGCCGATGGATACAATTTTAAGACTGGAACTGGGGAAACTCTTAGAGAGATTTATCTGAAGTTGAAAAGAATTGTTTCAGAAATACAG GAACCGGGAGCTGAAAGTGATTCAATCTCCAAAATGCTCGAGGACAGCTTCAGCCTGATATGGGACAAGTTCTTATGCTGCGAACGGTTTCTAACATGA
- the LOC7469854 gene encoding uncharacterized protein LOC7469854 isoform X3 has translation MLNKGFIIIMLNLFFKIFIVKIQSLFILYKYFPPVLFPLYSFYIYVLAFMLQQYNTSRTELLLHDQQQFLTLRLHTFPVNLMAYIPPHKRHSKDVRTASPIPETLHPHFQRNMNLGASTSRKNKSGKIVYADNPIFKWFAVGLDEDGQFPPYIHLEPISFEYVERKTGEKSLVLVNSIVTEEDRTLERNCSRSPWEIIAENVQQELLSSFEILRNEMDDQGSEKIKPELVARFGKFAFRGKYSMGLESVDKIQVEEAILRQLDKSFYTNIPSSYMENIIDGVVPAIGVDFEEEKEVYTVKLSDNTRPDATVLCKCIVLEDKKLHLYKVKLNKVRQLVIDVSCLDKNLDLRLMLCTSRIVTALTDEEMNSLRDLINSAVLDSDMKGGLRWPLGEEASSCGRYSVIGVWHTVTKAYKSSSFRLKARDADGYNFKTGTGETLREIYLKLKRIVSEIQEPGAEGDSISKMLEDSLRLIWDKFLCC, from the exons ATGCTCAATAAAGGATTCATAATAATAAtgctcaatttattttttaaaatattcattgttaaaattcaatctttatttattttatataaatattttcctcCAGTTCTTTTCCCGCTTTATTCTTTCTATATATACGTTCTCGCATTTATGTTGCAACAATATAATACCTCCAGAACAGAGCTACTGTTGCACGATCAACAACAGTTTTTAACTCTCAG GCTACATACGTTTCCTGTAAATTTGATGGCTTACATTCCTCCACACAAGCGGCATTCCAAGGATGTGAGAACGGCATCCCCGATTCCAGAGACACTGCACCCTCATTTTCAAAGAAATATGAATTTGGGAGCATCCACTTCTCGTAAAAATAAGAGTGGAAAGATTGTTTATGCGGACAATCCCATATTTAAATGGTTTGCTGTTGGCTTGGACGAAGATGGCCAGTTTCCTCCTTACATCCATCTCGAGCCGATTTCCTTTGAATATGTTGAGCGTAAAACTGGAGAAAAGTCTCTGGTCTTGGTGAATAGCATTGTAACTGAAG AGGATCGCACACTGGAAAGGAATTGCTCCAGAAGTCCATGGGAGATTATAGCGGAAAACGTACAGCAAGAACTACTCTCTTCTTTCGAAATTTTGAGGAATGAAATGGATGATCAGGgttctgaaaaaataaagccAGAATTAGTTGCTCGATTTGGAAAATTCGCTTTTCGTGG GAAATATTCAATGGGACTAGAAAGTGTCGATAAAATTCAGGTTGAAGAAGCCATTCTAAGACAACTCGACAAATCATTTTACACAAATATTCCTTCTTCTTATATGGAAAATATTATAGATGGAGTGGTCCCAGCGATTGGAGTTGATTTTGAAGAGGAGAAAGAGGTTTACACTGTAAAG TTGTCTGATAATACACGGCCAGATGCAACTGTTTTATGCAAATGTATTGTGCTGGAAGATAAAAAACTTCACCTCTACAAG GTTAAGCTAAACAAAGTGCGCCAGCTGGTCATAGATGTATCATGTCTTGATAAGAATCTGGACCTCAGGCTAATGCTTTGCACCAGCAGGATCGTAACAGCTCTAACT GATGAGGAGATGAATAGCCTTAGAGATCTGATCAATTCTGCAGTTCTAGATTCAGATATGAAGGGTGGATTAAGATGGCCTCTGGGGGAGGAGGCATCTTCTTGTGGTAGATACAGTGTCATTGGGGTTTGGCACACAGTAACCAAAGCCTATAAAAGTTCATCATTTAGGCTGAAAGCAAGAGATGCCGATGGATACAATTTTAAGACTGGAACTGGGGAAACTCTTAGAGAGATTTATCTGAAGTTGAAAAGAATTGTTTCAGAAATACAG
- the LOC7469854 gene encoding uncharacterized protein LOC7469854 isoform X1, giving the protein MLNKGFIIIMLNLFFKIFIVKIQSLFILYKYFPPVLFPLYSFYIYVLAFMLQQYNTSRTELLLHDQQQFLTLRLHTFPVNLMAYIPPHKRHSKDVRTASPIPETLHPHFQRNMNLGASTSRKNKSGKIVYADNPIFKWFAVGLDEDGQFPPYIHLEPISFEYVERKTGEKSLVLVNSIVTEEDRTLERNCSRSPWEIIAENVQQELLSSFEILRNEMDDQGSEKIKPELVARFGKFAFRGKYSMGLESVDKIQVEEAILRQLDKSFYTNIPSSYMENIIDGVVPAIGVDFEEEKEVYTVKLSDNTRPDATVLCKCIVLEDKKLHLYKVKLNKVRQLVIDVSCLDKNLDLRLMLCTSRIVTALTDEEMNSLRDLINSAVLDSDMKGGLRWPLGEEASSCGRYSVIGVWHTVTKAYKSSSFRLKARDADGYNFKTGTGETLREIYLKLKRIVSEIQEPGAESDSISKMLEDSFSLIWDKFLCCERFLT; this is encoded by the exons ATGCTCAATAAAGGATTCATAATAATAAtgctcaatttattttttaaaatattcattgttaaaattcaatctttatttattttatataaatattttcctcCAGTTCTTTTCCCGCTTTATTCTTTCTATATATACGTTCTCGCATTTATGTTGCAACAATATAATACCTCCAGAACAGAGCTACTGTTGCACGATCAACAACAGTTTTTAACTCTCAG GCTACATACGTTTCCTGTAAATTTGATGGCTTACATTCCTCCACACAAGCGGCATTCCAAGGATGTGAGAACGGCATCCCCGATTCCAGAGACACTGCACCCTCATTTTCAAAGAAATATGAATTTGGGAGCATCCACTTCTCGTAAAAATAAGAGTGGAAAGATTGTTTATGCGGACAATCCCATATTTAAATGGTTTGCTGTTGGCTTGGACGAAGATGGCCAGTTTCCTCCTTACATCCATCTCGAGCCGATTTCCTTTGAATATGTTGAGCGTAAAACTGGAGAAAAGTCTCTGGTCTTGGTGAATAGCATTGTAACTGAAG AGGATCGCACACTGGAAAGGAATTGCTCCAGAAGTCCATGGGAGATTATAGCGGAAAACGTACAGCAAGAACTACTCTCTTCTTTCGAAATTTTGAGGAATGAAATGGATGATCAGGgttctgaaaaaataaagccAGAATTAGTTGCTCGATTTGGAAAATTCGCTTTTCGTGG GAAATATTCAATGGGACTAGAAAGTGTCGATAAAATTCAGGTTGAAGAAGCCATTCTAAGACAACTCGACAAATCATTTTACACAAATATTCCTTCTTCTTATATGGAAAATATTATAGATGGAGTGGTCCCAGCGATTGGAGTTGATTTTGAAGAGGAGAAAGAGGTTTACACTGTAAAG TTGTCTGATAATACACGGCCAGATGCAACTGTTTTATGCAAATGTATTGTGCTGGAAGATAAAAAACTTCACCTCTACAAG GTTAAGCTAAACAAAGTGCGCCAGCTGGTCATAGATGTATCATGTCTTGATAAGAATCTGGACCTCAGGCTAATGCTTTGCACCAGCAGGATCGTAACAGCTCTAACT GATGAGGAGATGAATAGCCTTAGAGATCTGATCAATTCTGCAGTTCTAGATTCAGATATGAAGGGTGGATTAAGATGGCCTCTGGGGGAGGAGGCATCTTCTTGTGGTAGATACAGTGTCATTGGGGTTTGGCACACAGTAACCAAAGCCTATAAAAGTTCATCATTTAGGCTGAAAGCAAGAGATGCCGATGGATACAATTTTAAGACTGGAACTGGGGAAACTCTTAGAGAGATTTATCTGAAGTTGAAAAGAATTGTTTCAGAAATACAG GAACCGGGAGCTGAAAGTGATTCAATCTCCAAAATGCTCGAGGACAGCTTCAGCCTGATATGGGACAAGTTCTTATGCTGCGAACGGTTTCTAACATGA
- the LOC7469854 gene encoding uncharacterized protein LOC7469854 isoform X6 translates to MLNKGFIIIMLNLFFKIFIVKIQSLFILYKYFPPVLFPLYSFYIYVLAFMLQQYNTSRTELLLHDQQQFLTLRLHTFPVNLMAYIPPHKRHSKDVRTASPIPETLHPHFQRNMNLGASTSRKNKSGKIVYADNPIFKWFAVGLDEDGQFPPYIHLEPISFEYVERKTGEKSLVLVNSIVTEEDRTLERNCSRSPWEIIAENVQQELLSSFEILRNEMDDQGSEKIKPELVARFGKFAFRGKYSMGLESVDKIQVEEAILRQLDKSFYTNIPSSYMENIIDGVVPAIGVDFEEEKEVYTVKLSDNTRPDATVLCKCIVLEDKKLHLYKVKLNKVRQLVIDVSCLDKNLDLRLMLCTSRIVTALTEPGAESDSISKMLEDSFSLIWDKFLCCERFLT, encoded by the exons ATGCTCAATAAAGGATTCATAATAATAAtgctcaatttattttttaaaatattcattgttaaaattcaatctttatttattttatataaatattttcctcCAGTTCTTTTCCCGCTTTATTCTTTCTATATATACGTTCTCGCATTTATGTTGCAACAATATAATACCTCCAGAACAGAGCTACTGTTGCACGATCAACAACAGTTTTTAACTCTCAG GCTACATACGTTTCCTGTAAATTTGATGGCTTACATTCCTCCACACAAGCGGCATTCCAAGGATGTGAGAACGGCATCCCCGATTCCAGAGACACTGCACCCTCATTTTCAAAGAAATATGAATTTGGGAGCATCCACTTCTCGTAAAAATAAGAGTGGAAAGATTGTTTATGCGGACAATCCCATATTTAAATGGTTTGCTGTTGGCTTGGACGAAGATGGCCAGTTTCCTCCTTACATCCATCTCGAGCCGATTTCCTTTGAATATGTTGAGCGTAAAACTGGAGAAAAGTCTCTGGTCTTGGTGAATAGCATTGTAACTGAAG AGGATCGCACACTGGAAAGGAATTGCTCCAGAAGTCCATGGGAGATTATAGCGGAAAACGTACAGCAAGAACTACTCTCTTCTTTCGAAATTTTGAGGAATGAAATGGATGATCAGGgttctgaaaaaataaagccAGAATTAGTTGCTCGATTTGGAAAATTCGCTTTTCGTGG GAAATATTCAATGGGACTAGAAAGTGTCGATAAAATTCAGGTTGAAGAAGCCATTCTAAGACAACTCGACAAATCATTTTACACAAATATTCCTTCTTCTTATATGGAAAATATTATAGATGGAGTGGTCCCAGCGATTGGAGTTGATTTTGAAGAGGAGAAAGAGGTTTACACTGTAAAG TTGTCTGATAATACACGGCCAGATGCAACTGTTTTATGCAAATGTATTGTGCTGGAAGATAAAAAACTTCACCTCTACAAG GTTAAGCTAAACAAAGTGCGCCAGCTGGTCATAGATGTATCATGTCTTGATAAGAATCTGGACCTCAGGCTAATGCTTTGCACCAGCAGGATCGTAACAGCTCTAACT GAACCGGGAGCTGAAAGTGATTCAATCTCCAAAATGCTCGAGGACAGCTTCAGCCTGATATGGGACAAGTTCTTATGCTGCGAACGGTTTCTAACATGA